A single genomic interval of Puntigrus tetrazona isolate hp1 chromosome 1, ASM1883169v1, whole genome shotgun sequence harbors:
- the LOC122351861 gene encoding DNA-directed primase/polymerase protein-like isoform X2: MTREKWQDRLKSVEQRASSFQSSPLSCPYKPRLSRPWQPSSVWRLFPRQNAAITFTQHIKQDVHLFSLEKEGSDAGQRIFLVTSYSELWHYYSTHRQSLMHCYEVILEGAVCKLYFDLEFDKASNTHLDGKMMVTKLIQYVCEKLEEVYGLRCSAKDVLNLDSSTTEKFSRHLIFMLPSAAFKDNSHVGRFIHDILHPALKSLQKSKPEAPTTEVCPRENRADVDGSQAKRRKYEEKDLDFLIVKSKNGQEQLFVDLGVYTKNRNFRLYKSSKLGKNAAFCVAEDNKFVPKPSKHTTKEECIFLTSLITNISFTGQRILTYDMPQKSTAGSQCLSPQREPHSSDLLGEQKLSSFKEVDEFVLTLLCKDGIQGSIRRWNYFASEQLLVYDIEKFRWCHNVKRFHKSNNIIIVVDLKEEVWYQRCHDPECRRQNYRSSSFPLPQEVCMSHLLMEDEEDQAYLTDELGNIELAQTSVPRTDSSAPQAEKAEDWGEWPDDPAYLEALQEVERATEEVPDELLLQAVIECE; this comes from the exons ATGACAAGAGAAAAATGGCAGGACAGGCTGAAGTCTGTGGAGCAGAGAGCCTCATCTTTTCAGTCTTCTCCTCTGAGCTGTCCGTACAAGCCCCGTCTGTCCCGGCCATGGCAGCCCTCCTCTGTCTGGAGACTCTTCCCACGGCAGAACGCAGCCATCACCTTCACTCAGCACATTAAAcag GACGTGCATTTATTTTCGTTGGAGAAGGAAGGCAGTGATGCTGGACAGAGGATTTTCCTAGTGACCAGCTACAGTGAACTCTGGCATTACTACAG CACTCACAGACAGTCTCTGATGCACTGTTATGAGGTCATTCTGGAAGGGGCCGTCTGCAAACTCTACTTTGACTTAGAGTTCGACAAAGCCTCCAACACGCACCTGGACGGCAAGATGATGGTGACAAAACTAATTCAA tatgtgtgtgagaaGCTCGAGGAGGTTTACGGTCTACGCTGCTCTGCAAAAGATGTCCTTAATCTAGACTCCAGCACCACTGAGAAGTTTAGTCGTCATCTTATCTTCATGCTTCCCAGTGCTGCATTCAAAGACAACTCTCATGTTG gtcGATTTATTCATGATATCCTACATCCTGCTCTAAAAAGCCTTCAGAAAAG caaaccAGAGGCACCCACAACAGAAGTTTGTCCAAGAGAGAACAGAGCTGATGTGGATGGATCACAGGCCAAGAGAAGAAAGTATGAAGAGAAGGATCTTGACTTTCTGATAGTGAAGAGCAAAAATGGACAAGAACAACTTTTTGTTGACCTGG GGGTCTACACCAAGAACAGAAACTTCCGTCTCTACAAGTCCTCCAAACTTGGAAAGAATGCTGCCTTTTGTGTGGCAGAAGACAACAAGTTTGTCCCAAAGCCCTCCAAGCACACCACAAAAGaagaatgcatatttttaacttCCTTAATCACCAATATCAG TTTCACAGGACAGAGGATTTTGACTTATGATATGCCACAGAAGAGTACAGCAGGATCTCAGTGTCTGTCCCCTCAGAGAGAGCCACATAGCTCTG ATCTGTTGGGTGAACAGAAGCTATCTTCTTTTAAAGAGGTGGATGAATTCGTGCTGACACTCTTGTGCAAAGACGGCATTCAAGGAA GCATCCGGAGATGGAACTACTTTGCGTCTGAACAGCTGTTGGTTTATGATATCGAGAAATTCCGCTGGTGCCACAACGTGAAGCGCTTTCACAAGAGCAACAACATCAT AATTGTGGTGGATCTCAAAGAAGAAGTGTGGTATCAGAGATGTCATGACCCTGAGTGCAGAAGACAGAACTACAGATCCTCCA GCTTCCCACTGCCTCAAGAAGTCTGCATGAGCCACCTGCTGATGGAG GATGAGGAGGATCAGGCATATTTAACGGATGAACTGGGGAACATCGAGCTTGCCCAGACTTCTGTACCCAGGACTGATTCCTCGGCTCCTCAGGCTGAGAAAGCTGAGGACTGGGGAGAGTGGCCGGATGACCCTGCTTATCTGGAAGCTCTGCAGGAAGTAGAAAGGGCCACTGAAGAGGTACCCGATGAGCTTCTGCTCCAGGCAGTGATCGAGTGTGAATGA
- the LOC122351861 gene encoding DNA-directed primase/polymerase protein-like isoform X1 translates to MAATCSWKLDKETGQDALIARMTREKWQDRLKSVEQRASSFQSSPLSCPYKPRLSRPWQPSSVWRLFPRQNAAITFTQHIKQDVHLFSLEKEGSDAGQRIFLVTSYSELWHYYSTHRQSLMHCYEVILEGAVCKLYFDLEFDKASNTHLDGKMMVTKLIQYVCEKLEEVYGLRCSAKDVLNLDSSTTEKFSRHLIFMLPSAAFKDNSHVGRFIHDILHPALKSLQKSKPEAPTTEVCPRENRADVDGSQAKRRKYEEKDLDFLIVKSKNGQEQLFVDLGVYTKNRNFRLYKSSKLGKNAAFCVAEDNKFVPKPSKHTTKEECIFLTSLITNISFTGQRILTYDMPQKSTAGSQCLSPQREPHSSDLLGEQKLSSFKEVDEFVLTLLCKDGIQGSIRRWNYFASEQLLVYDIEKFRWCHNVKRFHKSNNIIIVVDLKEEVWYQRCHDPECRRQNYRSSSFPLPQEVCMSHLLMEDEEDQAYLTDELGNIELAQTSVPRTDSSAPQAEKAEDWGEWPDDPAYLEALQEVERATEEVPDELLLQAVIECE, encoded by the exons ATGGCGGCGACCTGCTCGTGGAAGTTAGACAAAGAAACGGGGCAGGATGCGCTTATCG CCAGGATGACAAGAGAAAAATGGCAGGACAGGCTGAAGTCTGTGGAGCAGAGAGCCTCATCTTTTCAGTCTTCTCCTCTGAGCTGTCCGTACAAGCCCCGTCTGTCCCGGCCATGGCAGCCCTCCTCTGTCTGGAGACTCTTCCCACGGCAGAACGCAGCCATCACCTTCACTCAGCACATTAAAcag GACGTGCATTTATTTTCGTTGGAGAAGGAAGGCAGTGATGCTGGACAGAGGATTTTCCTAGTGACCAGCTACAGTGAACTCTGGCATTACTACAG CACTCACAGACAGTCTCTGATGCACTGTTATGAGGTCATTCTGGAAGGGGCCGTCTGCAAACTCTACTTTGACTTAGAGTTCGACAAAGCCTCCAACACGCACCTGGACGGCAAGATGATGGTGACAAAACTAATTCAA tatgtgtgtgagaaGCTCGAGGAGGTTTACGGTCTACGCTGCTCTGCAAAAGATGTCCTTAATCTAGACTCCAGCACCACTGAGAAGTTTAGTCGTCATCTTATCTTCATGCTTCCCAGTGCTGCATTCAAAGACAACTCTCATGTTG gtcGATTTATTCATGATATCCTACATCCTGCTCTAAAAAGCCTTCAGAAAAG caaaccAGAGGCACCCACAACAGAAGTTTGTCCAAGAGAGAACAGAGCTGATGTGGATGGATCACAGGCCAAGAGAAGAAAGTATGAAGAGAAGGATCTTGACTTTCTGATAGTGAAGAGCAAAAATGGACAAGAACAACTTTTTGTTGACCTGG GGGTCTACACCAAGAACAGAAACTTCCGTCTCTACAAGTCCTCCAAACTTGGAAAGAATGCTGCCTTTTGTGTGGCAGAAGACAACAAGTTTGTCCCAAAGCCCTCCAAGCACACCACAAAAGaagaatgcatatttttaacttCCTTAATCACCAATATCAG TTTCACAGGACAGAGGATTTTGACTTATGATATGCCACAGAAGAGTACAGCAGGATCTCAGTGTCTGTCCCCTCAGAGAGAGCCACATAGCTCTG ATCTGTTGGGTGAACAGAAGCTATCTTCTTTTAAAGAGGTGGATGAATTCGTGCTGACACTCTTGTGCAAAGACGGCATTCAAGGAA GCATCCGGAGATGGAACTACTTTGCGTCTGAACAGCTGTTGGTTTATGATATCGAGAAATTCCGCTGGTGCCACAACGTGAAGCGCTTTCACAAGAGCAACAACATCAT AATTGTGGTGGATCTCAAAGAAGAAGTGTGGTATCAGAGATGTCATGACCCTGAGTGCAGAAGACAGAACTACAGATCCTCCA GCTTCCCACTGCCTCAAGAAGTCTGCATGAGCCACCTGCTGATGGAG GATGAGGAGGATCAGGCATATTTAACGGATGAACTGGGGAACATCGAGCTTGCCCAGACTTCTGTACCCAGGACTGATTCCTCGGCTCCTCAGGCTGAGAAAGCTGAGGACTGGGGAGAGTGGCCGGATGACCCTGCTTATCTGGAAGCTCTGCAGGAAGTAGAAAGGGCCACTGAAGAGGTACCCGATGAGCTTCTGCTCCAGGCAGTGATCGAGTGTGAATGA